A single region of the Cyclopterus lumpus isolate fCycLum1 chromosome 16, fCycLum1.pri, whole genome shotgun sequence genome encodes:
- the arid1aa gene encoding AT-rich interactive domain-containing protein 1A isoform X6, with the protein MAAQVATLNTSPPSELKKPDRDPKEESVPGDKQSDKKQPGLDSGSPGRGDLQDGADGGNAGGGGEPEMKNGNGNPPRANNNNQNDSVGPEGNNHPGLVHHHGTAFPPSSYGYSQHYSRAPFHQHGGQQSPGMAVAGPVVQSSNMMDPYQPNSHEHGFSNHQFNSYNPFPNRTPYPGQAYAVNSPRSSQAPTAGGQPANVKQQPPPPAGGPAAMAGSYSNQRYNIGNPQPTSTPTLNKLLTSPSSTRGYPNYPSNDYSSQDGASKGPADMGSSGLYGGSNPGWQQRSHHPSPLSPGSAGQPLVRNQPPGPMDPMGKMRGQPYGAGSPYSQQSQQGPPTAPQQGPGYPGQGYGPAGPQRFPVGMQGRSPGGMSSMPYGPQMGSYGQQGPGGYVSQGQAPYYSQPGQTPHPSQQQTPYSQPPPGQPGGQTPYPGQTHPPPTSAPHTQGGQPYQQPHMPPQSQGPLPGPSQGSPQSQPPYSQAPAPQSGQSLYAQQQGPPSQAPQQPSSQEPPGSQVQSNYPGSTQGPQQPPPQQQQTQSQPPQQPPGHSQHPQGQPAAYSQQQQQQQQAQQSPYQRFPPPQQQDLSGSIDDLPTGTEGALSPGVSTSGVSSSQGEQSNQAQSPFSPHTSPHLPGIRGPSPSPAGSPAGASTPRTGPLSPANMPVTQMPPRPSSVQSDGSLHPAMSQSPMAQDRGFMQRNPQMPPYGSPQSASALSPRQSSGGQMHPAMGPYQQNNSMGGYGQQGGQYGPQGYPRQPGYGNMPNANYTGPGIGPINSMGGQGGGPPYAGIPPGRMPPNQMGARPYGPNMGPNMGPNMAPNMTPNMGTMPPQLGSGMGPPPGMNRKPQDPIVMQHPAANSMHRMPGFPNMSPGMMGAGPPYGPPMNNMPGMMNAQGGSPYPMGPNMANNSSGMAPSPEVNNKMSNKVDGSGTPKPEPKSKKSNSSTTTNEKITRLYELGPEPERKMWVDRYLSFIEEKALGLTNLPAVGRKPLDLFRLYMSVKEIGSMAQVSKNKKWRDLATSLNVGTSSSAASSLKKQYIQCLYAFECKIERGEDPPPEIFTDNKKNQAAKVQPPSPASLCSTAGSGSLQGPQTPQSTSSSMAEGGDLKPPTPASTPHTQMPPMPPGSRSSVNLQDPFSEGSDPAFPRKNMTPNSAYQPGMNTPDMQGRMGTYEPNKDPFGNMRKVGEHFLPANQGPNSGAGEQQPPPQQQQPPQQQPPFNRGPPGPMGTMPMGPRQQFPYVPGYERRSEQGVGPEGNMGAGAPQPNPMIPANADAGMYSPNRFPTQQPRHDSYGNQYSGQGTPPTGSYPNQQPGMYPQQQQQSYKRPVEGGYPPSKRHETEYSGPFHGGQPPPPPPPPQQQQQQQQQQQGGAPAPSSGQQEPYNQYSGSGPFPGSDRRPPGPGNQFPFPFGRERMPVPTGPNAQPNMPPQMMQSGPEGPQGGMWQGPRDMNYQNYPNRPGGPGGPPQGPGYPGMNRSEEMMSSEQRMNHDGQWGGQMGPRQPPYGPAGPGQPMPRAVQSTYQSLQGVQNHIPQVPSPASMPRPMDSRTSPNKSPYMHGVMKMQKAGPPVPASHIVPSPMQSPLIRRDMPFPPGSIEASHPVLKPRRKLTVKEIGTPEAWRVMMSLKSGLLAESTWALDTINILLYDDNSISTFELNTLPGLLELVVEYFRRCLIEIFGILREYEVGDPGQRTLLDPDALKRDLDSTEEEKLRAEDMEQEEGDDDEEEEEQETEGPARIKEEEEQAQCSKSRGQDEKTEDEERKSKGSSSEQTGSLQSLSAHKRPKQASKFDKFPLKVIRKKDPFTNGQSNNHGKMQEFDSGLLHWSAGGGDSTDHIQTHFEPRKDFVEPRERICVPASLLKRRVPEEVFLENGLPTEGEKKKNQDEEETSPSEKASASLSSEEERKTDSETKTVDQVDDGHQESNRPIPSPDSLFTQRAQQTGVILEDEPHSKDEGPLIALANWQDSLARRCVCISNIVRSLSFVPGNDHEMSKHPGLLLLLGRLILLHHRHPERKQAPLTYEKDEDSEEGMGQMDEWWWDCLELLRENTLVTLANISGQLDLSIYPESICLPLLDGLLHWAVCPSAEAQDPFPTVGPHSALSPQRLVLETLSKLSIQDNNVDLILATPPFSRLEKLYGNLVRLIGDRKVAVCREMAVVLLANLAQGDNVAARAIAVQKGSVGNLLGFLEDSLAATQLQQSQSSLLHLQGMHFEPTSPDMMRRAARALHALAKVEDNHSEFTLQESRLLDLSVSPLMNSLVSHVICDVLFLIGQS; encoded by the exons ATGGCCGCTCAGGTCGCCACTCTTAACACTAGCCCGCCTTCCGAACTCAAAAAACCCGATCGAGACCCCAAGGAGGAGTCGGTACCGGGGGACAAGCAGTCAGACAAAAAGCAGCCGGGCTTGGACAGCGGATCGCCGGGCCGGGGGGATCTGCAGGACGGGGCCGACGGTGGAAatgcagggggaggaggggaaccTGAGATGAAGAACGGGAATGGGAACCCGCCCAGGGCTAACAATAATAACCAGAATGACTCCGTCGGACCGGAGGGGAATAACCATCCCGGTTTGGTGCATCACCACGGCACCGcgtttcctccctcttcctacGGATACAGTCAGCACTACAGTCGGGCCCCTTTTCATCAACATGGCGGACAACAAAGCCCTGGCATGGCAGTTGCTGGTCCGGTCGTGCAGTCGAGCAATATGATGGACCCGTATCAACCCAATTCCCACGAGCATGGCTTTTCAAACCACCAGTTTAACAGCTACAACCCGTTCCCGAACAGGACGCCCTACCCCGGCCAAGCATACGCCGTGAACTCTCCTCGCAGCAGCCAGGCGCCGACAGCTGGGGGGCAGCCAGCTAACGTGAAGCAGCAGCCGCCGCCACCAGCGGGAGGACCCGCGGCGATGGCCGGCTCTTACAGTAACCAGAGATATAACATTGGGAACCCTCAGCCTACATCCACGCCGACACTCAATAAGCTCCTGACCTCCCCTAGCTCGACGCGTGGATATCCGAACTACCCGTCTAATGACTACAGCAGCCAGGACGGCGCGAGTAAGGGACCAGCAGACATGGGCAGCAGCGGGCTGTACGGGGGGAGCAACCCGGGCTGGCAACAAAGAAGCCATCACCCGTCGCCTTTGAGTCCGGGAAGTGCCGGGCAGCCGCTAGTTAGAAACCAG CCACCTGGTCCTATGGACCCAATGGGAAAAATGAGAGGTCAACCATACGGAGCAGGCAGTCCATACAGTCAGCAGTCGCAGCAGGGGCCTCCCACGGCTCCACAACAGGGGCCCGGTTACCCTGGCCAGGGTTATGGCCCTGCGGGTCCTCAGCGATTCCCAGTGGGAATGCAAGGACGGTCCCCTGGCGGCATGAGTAGCATGCCGTATGGTCCACAG ATGGGATCTTATGGACAGCAGGGACCAGGAGGCTATGTATCTCAGGGCCAGGCACCATATTACAGCCAGCCTGGCCAGACTCCCCACCCAAGCCAGCAGCAAACTCCCTACTCCCAGCCCCCACCAGGACAACCGGGGGGCCAGACACCGTACCCAGGGCAAACACACCCTCCGCCGACTTCTGCTCCGCACACCCAGGGAGGACAACCCTATCAGCAGCCCCATATGCCCCCGCAGTCTCAGGGGCCACTGCCAGGCCCATCCCAAGGGTCGCCACAGTCTCAGCCCCCTTACTCCCAAGCCCCAGCCCCGCAATCTGGCCAGTCTCTCTACGCCCAGCAGCAGGGTCCTCCCAGTCAGGCTCCGCAGCAGCCAAGTTCCCAGGAACCCCCCGGATCACAGGTCCAGTCCAACTACCCAGGATCCACACAGGGGCCTCAGCAGCCCCCCCCACAGCAACAGCAGACACAGTCTCAGCCTCCACAGCAGCCACCGGGACACAGCCAACACCCACAAGGCCAGCCTGCAGCAtactctcagcagcagcagcagcagcagcaagcacaACAGTCACCTTATCAGCGCTTTCCTCCTCCACAACAGCAG GACCTGTCAGGCTCCATTGATGACCTGCCCACGGGCACAGAGGGCGCCCTGAGTCCTGGTGTGAGCACGTCAGGTGTGTCGAGCAGCCAGGGGGAGCAGAGTAACCAGGCTCAGTCACCCTTCTCTCCCCACACGTCTCCCCACCTGCCAGGCATCCGAGGGCCCTCGCCGTCACCAGCTGGCTCTCCTGCCGGCGCCAGCACACCCCGCACGGGACCACTGTCGCCCGCCAACATGCCAG TGACCCAGATGCCTCCGAGGCCATCAAGTGTGCAGTCAGATGGGAGTCTACACCCGGCAATGAGTCAGTCTCCTATGGCCCAGGACAGAG GGTTCATGCAGAGAAACCCACAGATGCCCCCATATGGCTCCCCCCAGTCAGCCTCAGCACTATCGCCGCGCCAGTCCTCGGGGGGACAGATGCATCCTGCGATGGGTCCGTATCAGCAGAACAACTCAATGGGTGGCTATGGACAACAGGGAGGACAATATGGCCCCCAAG GTTATCCCCGGCAACCTGGCTATGGCAACATGCCCAACGCAAACTACACTGGGCCCGGCATAGGCCCAATAAACTCCATGGGAGGACAGGGTGGGGGACCACCATATGCTGGCATTCCCCCAGGAAGGATGCCTCCTAATCAAATGGGAGCACGCCCCTATGGCCCCAATATGGGTCCAAATATGGGCCCCAACATGGCTCCGAACATGACTCCGAACATGGGTACCATGCCACCCCAGTTAGGTTCAGGAATGGGTCCTCCTCCGGGCATGAACAGAAAGCCCCAGGACCCCATTGTCATGCAGCACCCTGCTGCCAACTCCATGCACAG GATGCCTGGTTTCCCCAACATGTCTCCAGGCATGATGGGCGCCGGCCCACCCTATGGCCCCCCCATGAACAACATGCCTGGAATGATGAACGCTCAAGGTGGATCACCTTATCCTATGGGTCCAAACATGGCCAATAACTCAAGTG GTATGGCCCCCAGTCCAGAGGTGAACAATAAGATGAGTAACAAAGTAGATGGGAGTGGAACGCCGAAGCCAGAGCCCAAATCGAAG AAGTCCAACTCTTCCACCACAACCAATGAAAAGATAACACGTTTGTATGAGTTGGGACCAGAGCCGGAAAGGAAGATGTGGGTGGACCGATATTTGTCCTTTATTGAAGAGAAAGCTTTGGGCTTGACCAACCTGCCCGCTGTAGGGCGCAAACCCCTCGATCTTTTCCGGCTCTATATGTCAGTCAAAGAGATCGGAAGCATGGCGCAG GTgagtaaaaataagaaatggCGTGATCTGGCCACTTCCCTGAATGTGGGTACATCCAGCAGTGCTGCCAGTTCTTTGAAGAAACAGTACATCCAGTGTCTCTACGCCTTTGAGTGCAAAATTGAGCGCGGTGAGGACCCTCCTCCTGAGATTTTTACGGACAACAAAAAGAACCAAGCTGCCAAGGTCCAGCCGCCCTCTCCAG CGTCCCTCTGCTCCACAGCCGGGTCAGGCTCTCTGCAGGGTCCTCAGACACCCcagtccaccagcagctccatgGCCGAGGGGGGGGACCTAAAACCTCCCACCCCAGCCTCCACTCCTCATACCCAGATGCCCCCCATGCCACCCGGGTCCAG GAGCAGCGTTAACCTGCAGGACCCCTTCTCTGAAGGAAGTGACCCTGCGTTCCCTCGGAAGAACATGACGCCTAACTCGGCCTACCAGCCAGGCATGAACACGCCAGACATGCAAGGGCGCATGGGCACCTACGAACCCAACAAGGATCCCTTTGGTAACATGCGGAAAG TCGGGGAGCACTTTCTACCTGCTAACCAAGGCCCTAACAGCGGGGCGGGTGAGCAGcaaccaccaccacagcagcagcagccgccacagcagcagcctccATTCAACAGAGGACCGCCTGGGCCCATGGGCACGATGCCAATGGGGCCTAGACAGCAGTTTCCCTATGTCCCAGGCTACGAAAGGAG atCGGAGCAAGGAGTGGGCCCAGAGGGCAACATGGGAGCCGGTGCCCCTCAGCCAAACCCGATGATACCTGCCAACGCCGACGCTGGGATGTATTCGCCAAATCGCTTCCCGACACAGCAGCCACG GCATGATTCCTATGGTAATCAGTATTCTGGACAGGGAACGCCCCCTACAGGCTCCTATCCAAATCAGCAGCCTGGAATGtacccacaacaacaacaacag AGTTACAAGCGTCCTGTGGAAGGAGGTTATCCTCCATCAAAACGTCATGAGACTGAGTACAGTGGGCCCTTCCATGGTggacaaccaccaccaccaccaccaccaccgcagcagcaacaacaacagcagcagcagcaacaaggaGGTGCCCCGGCACCCTCTTCAGGACAGCAGGAGCCATACAATCAGTACAGCGGCAGTGGGCCCTTCCCTGGCTCTGATCGCCGTCCACCTGGCCCAGGCAATcagtttccttttcctttcgGTCGTGAACGTATGCCGGTACCGACGGGGCCCAACGCTCAGCCCAACATGCCCCCTCAGATGATGCAGTCAGGCCCCGAGGGTCCTCAGGGAGGTATGTGGCAGGGGCCGCGAGACATGAACTATCAGAACTACCCTAACCGGCCGGGTGGCCCCGGGGGCCCACCCCAAGGACCTGGTTACCCGGGCATGAACCGCTCAGAGGAGATGATGTCGTCAGAACAGCGCATGAATCACGATGGTCAGTGGGGGGGTCAGATGGGCCCGCGGCAGCCTCCTTATGGTCCAGCTGGGCCTGGGCAACCTATGCCTCGTGCAGTACAGTCCACCTACCAGTCCCTTCAGGGTGTGCAGAACCACATTCCACAGGTGCCCAGCCCGGCCTCCATGCCCCGCCCCATGGATAGCAGAACATCACCTAACAAATCTCCCTATATGCACGGAGTAATGAAGATGCAGAAGGCCGGCCCTCCAGTTCCTGCCTCTCACATAGTGCCCTCTCCGATGCAGTCGCCTCTAATAAGGCGAGACATGCCTTTTCCCCCAGGCTCGATAGAAGCGTCCCATCCTGTCCTGAAACCACGCCGGAAACTCACCGTGAAAGAGATCG GAACCCCGGAGGCCTGGAGAGTCATGATGTCATTAAAGTCGGGTTTATTGGCTGAGAGTACGTGGGCCTTAGATACCATCAATATCCTCCTGTATGATGACAACAGTATTTCCACCTTTGAGCTCAACACG TTGCCTGGCCTACTGGAGTTGGTGGTTGAGTATTTCAGACGCTGCCTCATTGAAATCTTTGGCATTCTGCGGGAGTATGAGGTGGGAGACCCTGGCCAGAGGACACTGCTGGATCCCGATGCCTTGAAACGAGACTTGGACAgcacggaggaagagaaactgCGGGCCGAAGACATggaacaagaggaaggagatgacgacgaagaagaggaggaacaagaaaCGGAGGGGCCAGCTCGtataaaagaggaggaagagcaagcGCAGTGCTCAAAGTCTCGGGGTCAAGATGAGAAGACggaagatgaggagaggaagagcaaggGTTCTTCCTCTGAGCAGACGGGCTCATTGCAATCCTTATCTGCCCACAAGAGACCCAAACAGGCCAGCAAGTTTGACAAGTTCCCCCTCAAAGTGATACGAAAGAAAGACCCATTTACGAATGGCCAGTCcaataatcatggcaaaatgcAAGAGTTCGACAGCGGGTTACTTCATTGGAGCGCTGGAGGGGGAGACTCAACAGACCACATCCAGACCCACTTTGAACCACGCAAAGACTTCGTGGAACCCCGAGAACGGATATGTGTGCCCGCAAGTCTGCTAAAGCGGCGAGTCCCAGAAGAAGTGTTTCTGGAAAATGGTTTGCCAactgagggagagaaaaagaagaatcaaGATGAAGAAGAGACATCTCCCTCAGAGAAGGCCAGCGCCTCCctcagcagtgaggaggagaggaaaacgGATTCCGAGACGAAGACGGTTGATCAAGTTGATGACGGCCACCAGGAGAGTAACAGACCCATTCCTTCCCCCGACAGTCTTTTTACCCAGCGGGCACAGCAGACTGGCGTCATCCTGGAGGATGAGCCTCACAGCAAAGACGAAGGGCCGCTCATTGCACTGGCTAACTGGCAGGATTCTTTAGCCCGCCGCTGTGTTTGTATCTCCAATATTGTCCGTAGCCTCTCCTTTGTGCCAGGCAATGACCACGAGATGTCCAAACATccagggctgctgctgctgctgggacgCCTGATCCTGCTCCACCACAGGCACCCTGAGCGCAAACAAGCGCCACTCACCTACGAGAAAGATGAGGATTCAGAAGAGGGAATGGGCCAAATGGATGAATGGTGGTGGGACTGCTTGGAGCTCCTGAGGGAGAACACACTGGTTACTTTGGCGAACATCTCGGGCCAATTGGACCTCTCCATCTACCCCGAGAGCATCTGCCTGCCTCTTTTGGATGGTCTTCTCCACTGGGCTGTCTGCCCATCAGCAGAGGCCCAGGACCCCTTCCCCACCGTAGGCCCCCACAGTGCTTTGTCACCTCAGAGACTGGTCCTGGAGACACTAAGCAAACTAAGCATCCAAGACAACAATGTGGACCTCATCTTGGCCACTCCTCCATTCAGTCGGTTGGAGAAGCTATACGGGAACCTGGTGCGGCTGATTGGAGACAGGAAGGTTGCGGTCTGCAGGGAGATGGCGGTGGTCCTGCTGGCCAACCTGGCCCAGGGTGATAATGTGGCAGCCCGAGCAATCGCTGTCCAGAAAGGAAGTGTGGGCAACTTGCTGGGCTTCTTGGAGGATAGTCTTGCTGCCACACAGCTTCAGCAGAGCCAGAGCTCTCTACTACACCTACAGGGGATGCACTTCGAGCCCACAAGCCCAGACATGATGCGGCGAGCTGCCCGGGCTCTGCATGCCTTAGCCAAGGTGGAGGACAACCACTCGGAGTTCACACTACAAGAGTCCCGACTCCTTGACCTTTCAGTGTCTCCTCTAATGAACTCGCTGGTTTCTCATGTTATCTGTGATGTACTTTTTTTGATTGGCCAGTCATGA